cttttgtcttctctACCTCTTCGAAATCTCAGTGTGAGTATTCCCATTTCTACTTGGCTTCTGGTCATAATTTTACATTTTCTCCAAGTTCTCAACACTCTTATGACAGTGCAGATATAAACTAGTGGTTGCTACGCATATGATGTGACTCTCTACCATATGTAACGTGAAATTCAGGGGCTGATTGTGCCTACTTTTGTCATAGCACTAGCAGGAGCATTGTGTGCCTTTAGTCAGATAAGTTGTTATGATATTTGCTAATTTCTCGAGCACTCAAGAAATAAGATATATTCATTTGCTCATTTCAGGTTGCTCTTCACTTCTGGGGAACAGGGGGAGGTGCATTACCTGTtgtctccttccttttcttaaGAGACCTATGTGTTCGGATTGGTTCTGATTGTTTGGACGAATGCTATAAAGGGGTATACAAAGCCTATGTTCTAAATTGCCAGTTTGTGAATGCTTCTAAACTTCAGCACATACAGTTTCTTGGAAACTGTGTAATCGAACTTCTCGGGGTAGATCTTGCAACTGCATATCAACATGCCTTTGTTTTTATTAGGCAACTGGGAATGATTTTGCGAGAGGCACTTACCATGAAGACTAAGGTATggtttatccttttcttttctcatataGTAATGACTCCCTCCTGATATAGTTTTTGAGGCAGCTTGTCGCAGCAAATCGAAATACACACTTTTATGTGCCCTTTACTCCATTGCCTTTCCAAGTGTATAAATTCCCTATTCTTGCCTTGTACGTGACATATGAGCTTCCAAGGGTTGGAATTAATATCCATGTACTTGACATAACCTGGAAGACTTTTATCTGCTTCATGCGAATAAAGTGATTATCTACGTACATGTCTGGTAGTTTCTTCTTGTTTCAGAATTCTCTGCTTATCCTGATATTGTTGTGCTCCTCTTATGTAGGAAGCATTTCGGAAGGTTTATGAATGGAAATTTATAAACTGCCTTGAGCTATGGACTGGAGCTGTCTGTGCTTACAGCTCAGAAGCTGATTTTCGGCCTCTTGCCTATCCTCTGACCCAAATAATATTGGGAGTTGCTCGTCTAGTTCCAACTGCTCGCTATTTTCCTCTTAGATTAAGATGTGTCAGAATGCTCAACCGAATTGCGGCTGCAACTTCTACTTTCATACCCGTTTCAATGCTTCTTTTGGACATGCTGGAAATGAAAGAGCTGAATAGGTCTGCCACAGGAGGTGTTGGCAAAGCTGTTGATTTGCGTGCCATTTTAAAGGTGGTTGTTCTTGGGGAAAAACCATCTTTAACTTTTTCCTAAATTGCGTGTCAAAGCTTAATTCTCTGCTATTTTCCCTGTCTCCCTTTTCAGGTAAGCAAACCCACCTTAAAAACTAGAGCATTCCAGGAAGCTTGTGTCTATGCTGTAATTGAAGAACTTGCTGAACACTTGGCACAATGGAGTTATTCTATTGCATTTTTTGAGCTTTCTTTTATCCCATCAGTGAGATTGCGAGGCTTTTGCAAGTCTACGAAAGTTGAAAGGTTCCGGAAAGAAATGAGGCAGCTTATTCGTCAGGTATAAGGTAGACCATACAATAATTGTTACATATGAAACCAAAAAAGGGTTGTGCATACAAGCTCTGGGTTTTACATTAAGAGTTAGGTGGACCACACGTTTATCGATTGTTTTCTGCTGATAAAACTCGGGCTATTTTATCTGATGTTCTGTTACTTTACATCATAGATTGATGCCACTTCAGAATTTACAAATAGGAGGCGCACTTCGATCTCTTTTCTTCCCAATGATCCTGTGGCATCATCAGTATTTGAGGTTGGTAGAGTTCTCTTTGCCTTTCATGTTCTAGGCGTCGCATAGAAATTCACACAGTACAATTGATTGAGGCATTTGTTTTTCTGAACTTCTGAAAGCGGTTCCTATACTTGTGCACAACCTCCCTCCCTTTAGCAATATAAGGGCGATGTTTTTCCAGTGTACAGGTCATACGGTTGGGTGAGTTTTGGTCCTGAAGGTGGTTCGTGctgtttattttgcaaaaataaaagtgTCAGCTCATTTTGTATCCTCTGAAAAAGTTTGTTGAGAAGTTGCGTAGAGGTAGTCGTAAATCAGTCTCTATGGTCGAATAATTCAGATAAACCAGTGTTTTCTTGGCCAAAACTGCAAAACCCTAAACCAGTCGACTAGGACATATTTCATCttgtttgttctttcatttCTACTTACTAATTCTTTAACTTCTTGAGGTTGGGATGGTCTTTCAGACATAAAAGTTGTTTAATTGATCGTAGGCTGAGAAAAAATCGGGGGCTAGTCCTTTGTCCCAGTATGCTGTAACGCTACGCCAACGGGCCCAGCAACGTAGCGACGCCTTGATGCGATCCAGGTCTTGATCATGTCATTACTAATGGCTATATTGGTGCATTTGGCACCAtaattctttttggtttttctgttTCCTTACTTGTCTGCAATGTCCAGCGTTCTTGTTGGAGAGAAGTCCTCTGTCTTTGGGGAACAAATGTCCGACAGTGACGAGGAGGACAACGCCATAAACGAGCAAGGTTCTGCGGTCTTTAGTTCCTCTTGGCTTCCTGGGAGTGATTCCAAGTATGTTTCTGATCCCTCACCTTGTTCTCTGCACACTGCCGTGTGGTTGTGGTGGGTGCTGTTGTCAGTTTTCTGATGCAATATATTGGAAATCGCAGTGTCAAGCCTCCTAAGGTGGAGCAAGAtggtaagaaaaagaaaaagaagaaaaagaagagaaacgcCGAGCAGCTTGAAGGAGGACTAGCTTCGGACGAAGACATTGTGGAGGACTTGGTTCTTAGTTCcgatgaagatgaagatatGAGGGACTCTCCTTTTAGTGAGAAGGATGGCGACGGTGACAAAGAATTGCCTGCAAAGCAGAAAACCAAGAAGCGGAAAGCGGCCAATAAAAGGTCGAAGAAGAATGCTGAATCTCAAGGAAAGAActcaaagaagaggaagaaggcaaCCTGACAAGAAAAACGAGATGCATCATTTGTGGTCCTCGGTGTGCGCGATATAAGTTAATTTTTACGTCTCTCTCATGAGAAAATTTTGCGATGAGATACTCCGGTCTTATTTAATCAGTGTCGGCTTCGACATTGTCCTTACCTACACTTGTTCCTGTGATAGCAGAGCACCTGTGTGGGAGGTCGACATTGTGAGATCGATGCCTAGCGATAATCTAGCACATTGCTTTGGTCGATATCTCGGATCAAGGTCAGACATTCCAATTAGAAAGTTTCGGTACCAAATATGGGAGGAGAACTGGATAGTCTGAGAAGAAACGAGCTTATCATTCTTCAAGGAAATATATAGTTCCACCCTCAGCTGATCACAGGATAGTATCGGAAAATGATAGTTTTGGTTTTCGGGAAATCTTATAATGTTCTATCCCGATTTACAATTGGAAAGCTAATATGACATAACGTTGTACGGTTTCGTATTATTCTATTTACAAGGGCGTTGTACATTTTCTTATTGGCCAACCTTTTACTTACCCCATAAAGCATAGTTAACACAATTACATAAAAGACAAATTGACACTTTTCTACTAGATAATCTGATGGTTCGTGCGATAAGCACGATCACTTCATCCTCCACGAAATGGGAGTTACACAGATTATTATATGAAGTATTGCTTAAATAATCAACGAGAATTTGATACTatactaatttatttaataattggTGCATCTTGTTATATTTATTAAAGTACCTTGTATAGGTCATGTGTTTCTAGTATATTTAGTATCGATAGCGAAGAGATTATCTAGCGTGGCACCgtgatttttttacttttgattttgaaagggTTTTCCCTGTAAAAATTAGGAGAATCTTACTAACATATAAGTGCTATGTGTTTCCAGTGTACGGGTCATACAGCTGGGTGAGTTTTGATCCTGAACGTGGCTCCTGCCGATTTCATAGTTAGCGAAATAACAGGGGCAGCTCAATTTGGATACTCTGGGAAAGTTTGTTGAGAAGTTGCGTGGAGGGAGTTGTACATTAGTTTCTACTGCTGGGATAGCAATTTATGGCATCATAAGGCCCTGGCCTTCATGATTGAATAATTCAGACAAACTAGTATTTtcttggccaaaacttcaaaaCCCTCAACCAGTTTTTTTGGGTcggaaaaaccctaaaccagTTGACCAGCACATATTTCATCTCATTCGTTCTTTCGTTGCTACTCAATTAATCCTTAACTTCTTGAAGTTGAGATCGTCTTAATAAACGATGTTTGTTCGATTGTAGGATAAGAAAAAAGGGCTAGTCCTTTGTCCCGGTATGTTGTAACACTGCGACAACAGGCCAGCAACGtagtgataccttgaggcaATTTAGGTCTTGATCATGTCATTGATTATGGCTATGTCGGTGCATTTGGCACCATAATTCATTACCGTTTTTCTGTTTCCTGACTTTGTCTGCAATGTTTCTTGTTGGAGAGAAGTCCCGTGTCCTTGGGGAACAAATGTCTGAGATTGATGGGGAGGGCGATGCCATAAAGGAGCAAGCTGCAGTCTTTGGCTCTTCTTGGCTTCCTGGGAGTGACTCTAAGCATGGTTCCGATCCCTCACCTCGTTCTCTTCGCACGGCCATGTGCTTGTGATGGGCGCCGTTGTCAATTTTCTGATGCAATACATTTGAAATCGCAGGGTCAAGCCTGCCAAGGTGGAAGAGGAGGGTAAGAAAAAGAAGCTTGAAGGAGCAGCTTCAGACGAAGACATTAAGGACGACTTGGTTCTTAGTTCGATGAAGATGAAGTGATGAGGGACTCTCCTTCGAGTGAGAAGAATGACGATGGCGACAAAGAATTGCCCGCAAAGCTGCGAACCAAGAAGCGGAAACCGTCTGTAAAcaggttgaagaagaaagctGAATCTCAAGGAAAGAACTCAAAGACGCGAAAGAAGGCAACCTGAAGAAATACGAGAGGCACGAATTGCGGTCTCTGGCAATGCGCTATCATATCcatatgctatttttttttttttttttgatgccCAGATCCGCCGAGCCCACCGGGCTCCATATGCTAATTTTTAATTCCTCTATCTTATAAGAATATTTTGCGAGATACTTCGTCCTGAGATTTATACAGTGTTGGCTTCGGCATATTTCTTACCTCTGCTAGTTTCTATGATAGCAACGCGCCTCTGTGGAGGGTCGACATTGTGAGATTGATGTAGTTTAGTCCAGCTAGAATCTAATTCACATTGCtgtgatcgtttttttttttgggtgtccTAATCCAAATATCCTCATCAAGGCATCTCAAATCAAGGTTGGACATCCCAGTTAGAAAGTCtaggaaaatgaaattgtcCGAGAAGAAATGCGCTCATAATTTATACTGGAAATTTCTAGTGTCATCCTGCAAAATGATCGTAGAACACTATTGAAATGAGATCACATGTGATGAGATTAAACTAGTGAATGAAGCTCTTTGATGCGACTGGAAGAGTTGACTCATCATTTACACGTTACATAGTCTTAATATGATTGGGTTAATGCGTAACATTCATTTGAAGAAGCCACTTTAAGTCATGGAATCTGTAATTAAATGGAGtgtagaaagagaaagaaatcgTGATTACCCTTGAGAATACGGTTTAAGAACAAGTGTGTTCATTAGCCATCTCGATCGAGTAAGTCTAGAACAATTAATCTTCTCATGACGCCACCGACccaaaaaaagtgaaaaaaaaacttCCCACGAATcccatgtcaattaagttacaTTCTGACCCTGGAAGTAATTATTCATTTACGTTTTCCTgatccttttttgtttttttgtttttgtttttttagtgaTATACGTTTTTTAACTGGTTAATCTTTTTATTACCCATAAAGCACAGCCAACATAACTACACCAATGCcatttttatttcatgaaaaagacaCTTTTCCAATAGACAATTAGACGGTAGAGGCGGTTAGGATGACCCTTCCTCTTCCAAGAAATGGCCCTTAGTAGTAGAGAAACAGGCACGCGAACTTACTCAGCTTTTCGACTGttaggaaaggaaaataattagaTGTACTC
The nucleotide sequence above comes from Eucalyptus grandis isolate ANBG69807.140 chromosome 2, ASM1654582v1, whole genome shotgun sequence. Encoded proteins:
- the LOC104433806 gene encoding nucleolar complex protein 2 homolog, with protein sequence MDADDTVESLDYELSDEDEEGSTGSRRMSKSKNKAKEHKEQLHRLQEKDPDFFQFLKEHDQELLEFDDEDIEESADSDIEGVETVVDDESIQGDLDFEEKPSKNIVTAEMVDSWCKSIKESGKVGAIRSLMRAFRWASHYGDDEGGDSSARLGTMSSSVFNKIMIFVLTEMDGILRKLLKLPASGGKKETIKDLMNTRQWKNYNHMVKSYLGNALHILNQMTDTEMISFTLRRLKCSTSLLAALPSLLRRYIKVALHFWGTGGGALPVVSFLFLRDLCVRIGSDCLDECYKGVYKAYVLNCQFVNASKLQHIQFLGNCVIELLGVDLATAYQHAFVFIRQLGMILREALTMKTKEAFRKVYEWKFINCLELWTGAVCAYSSEADFRPLAYPLTQIILGVARLVPTARYFPLRLRCVRMLNRIAAATSTFIPVSMLLLDMLEMKELNRSATGGVGKAVDLRAILKVSKPTLKTRAFQEACVYAVIEELAEHLAQWSYSIAFFELSFIPSVRLRGFCKSTKVERFRKEMRQLIRQIDATSEFTNRRRTSISFLPNDPVASSVFEAEKKSGASPLSQYAVTLRQRAQQRSDALMRSSVLVGEKSSVFGEQMSDSDEEDNAINEQGSAVFSSSWLPGSDSNVKPPKVEQDGKKKKKKKKKRNAEQLEGGLASDEDIVEDLVLSSDEDEDMRDSPFSEKDGDGDKELPAKQKTKKRKAANKRSKKNAESQGKNSKKRKKAT